The window GGGCGGTGCTGAAGCACTTCGAGTGGCCGGAGCACAAGGCGGACGCCATGCGCGAGGCGGCCTTCGGCTACTGCGACCTGAAGAAGCTGGTGTCCGAGGCGTCGTCGTTCCGCGACGACCCTCGCCAACCCTGCGCTTCGGCCCTCAAGAAGATGCAGGCGCTCTTAGAAAAgtactttctctctctttctgcgCGCGTCGCCCTTTCTGCTTGTGTAGCAAGTAAACCATCAACTGATGGCATTGGCATGACTCCGTAGACTGGAGCAAGGGGTGTTCAACCTGTCACGCGTGCGCGAGGGCGCGACGAAGCGGTACAGGGGGTTTGGTATTCCTTGGGAATGGATGCTGGAGAGCGGATACGTTAATCAGGTACCTCTGTTCTTTGTCTTTTTGCTTTGGAAGTGTGCTGCAGTAGTAAAGCAGCATGGTGTTACCACTTTTGATAAAGAAAGGAgtagagaaggggaaggggacgGCTGATGCCTGCTAGATGGCAAAAGACAAACTTAGATCTTAGGGATTCTCGATGCACGCGAGCACGTGAATCGGGGGTTGACACACACTGCACAATCTTGTTTCTTCGACTAAGAAGAATTATAGTGTGTGTGTTCTTTCCCCATTGCTGCGGGAATCATTGATGGGACCATTAAAAGGATGCCATCGAAAAGAGGACAGATAGGGGCAGTGTTTAAGGGCCCGCAAGTTGAGATGACACGGTGAGCAAAGTCGGGACTCGTCTGCTGACTTATGCTCTGTTCTTCAAGTAAATCAAGCTTGTGAATACTACTAACCTGCTTTCCAGCGAGGCAGTTGTACTGATTTCTCGAATCATCCTTACTATGGTGTCGTGAAGTCGCGGCTTGGGATCTTTCTCAGTTTGATGTTTTAGTTTCCTTTCACTTGGCTCGAGGCTGAGGAGGAGGATGGTTTCTTCTTATGCCATCTTTACCATCAAGGTGGCTGGTGTTGTTAATCAATCAATTTATGATATGTGGTAGACTATTAGATAAAGCTCATCTTTTCTCTTCTATCAATTTATGATGGTGGAGAAAAGCATTCAGATGCACCACCACAGGGCAGAGTGTGCATGTTCGACAGATCCCACACCTGACCTGACCAAccaatgaatcaagatttcttgacCCTGACTCGGTCAAatcatgttgtgtgtgtgtgtgtgtgtgtgagagagagagagagagagaggttgctattattttatgttttatcttTACCCTGTGTGATCTTGATGGCCTCCTCGGTAAATGTAGTCGCAGCTGTTCTTTTGTAGCTCTTTTGCTGAGATAGTCCTGTGGTTTTCCTCCTGAAGCCAGCTATAATTTAATCCGACTCTATTAACTGCAGATCAAGTTGGCATCAGTGAAGTTGGCAATGAAGTACATGAAAAGAGTTTCCTCAGAACTCGAGAACATAGCAGGCAGCCCTGAAGAGGAGGAGCTCATGCTTCAGGGTGTCCGATTTGCCTTCAGAGTGCACCAGGTACATACCGACCAACCTCTTGCTTTCATCAAACAAATCCCTCCTCGTTTCATGCTGCATGCATGCTCGCCTAAAATGTAAACAAACAGTGGGGCTTATCATCAATTTTTCTTCTTCCATCATCGCCAGTTTGCAGGAGGTTTCGATGTAGAAACCATGCGAGCATTCCAGGAACTGAAGGACAAAGCTCACAGTCTCCGGTTACAGAGcccacaccaccaccaccacaagctCTATTGCAGGTCTACATCTCGCTAGGCAAGCATGATCTACTATTACTACTCATGTAAAGATGGCGCGACGCCATTTGATCCACATACAACTCCACCATTCTATTTTTATCTCTGGACACAGCACACAAGTGAAAGGCCTAATTATTTGGAACTGCTGTCTAATGCATTCATTCACCTCTCTTCTCTTCTGCCTCTAATCCGATGATCATATCAGCTGTAGACATGGCAATTTCGGTGACTGCCACGCCAATGGTTTCCAGTAGCTCCCCGGCAGCAGCAGTGGAATCAATCGCCTCTTGCATTGTGACCTCTATTACCGCCGCAGGGATCTTCGCTGGCTtggtttcttctcctcctcctcctcctccttcccctgCCTCTACTTTCTGTGACAAGAATTAAGTTGTTGTTGGGAAGACATGAAAAGGACATTTTAGAGAAAGGTTTTTGACAGAGTGTGCGCTCTTTGTGATCAAATTAGAGGTCCGTATAAGAGTTTCCTAACAAGATATAACCTGTGGTTCGGTAGCTTTCTCTTCCTTGTAGTGTTTAGCTTCATCTCCGGTCTCCAtggcttctcctcctcctgcttCCTGTTTTGCTCCCTCCATGATTCTCTTGGCCTCTTCGGTCTTCTCTCCTCGTTTTTCCTGCACCGGCCATGCAATCTTTTCGAATATTTCGGATTCCATGTGACAAACATATGACGAACTAATCGTATACCTTTGCTTCGGATGCTTTCTCGTCAGTGTACTCCTGTTCTTCCCCTCCCTTGAACGCTGCGTACTCCAGGGCTCTCTTGGCTGCCTCTATTGCCTCCTCTGCCTTCGCTCTTGCTTTCCTCATGGCTTCTTCGCCCGTGCCTTTCGCTGCTTCCCTGGCTTCCCGAGCTTTCTCCACGGCTTTCCGAGCCATAGCCCTAGCGGCCTCCATTGCATCCTCTGCCTTGTTACTTGTGTATCCCATGGCTCTTCCGCCTGTGTCCTTTGCTGCTTCCTTGGCCTCTTCCGCCTTCTCCATAGCTCCGTGACCCATGGCCTTCGCGGTCTCCTTTACCTCCTCTGTGGTTCTCTGCGTTGTCTCAGCAGCTGTATCCTTCGCTCCCACGGCCTTCTCGCGCGCGTAATCTGCTGCACTCAGCGTCGCATCCTTTGTCTTTGCAGCTGCTAGCTGCGCGAACTCAGCAGCAGTCTGCCCGGTGCTTATCGTCACATCCTTTGCCTTCTCCACTGCCTGCTTGGCGTAATCTATGGCTGTCTCGCCCGCACCGGCCGTGACATCCTTCGTCTTCATGGCTGCCTGCTTCACGTAGTCCGCTGCGGTCTGGCCCGTGTACACAGTCACATCCTTCGTCTTCGCGGCCGTTTCCTTTGCATACTCCATTGCGGTCTCACCAGTGCCAACAGTCACGTCCTTGGCCTTCACCGCCGCCTGTTTTGCATAATCTGCCGCAGTCTCACCTGCGCTCACGGCGACATCCTTCGACTTCGCCGCCGCCTGGGCCGCGGTATCCTTTGCGACTTCGAGCCCCTGTCGGCCCTTTTCGATGGTGACATCCTTTGCTGCGGCAGCCTTCTGCGCAGCAACTTCAGCTGCACCGCGGGCTTTCTCGCCCGCATAATCCTTCGCCTCGGTGCCTTTGGCGGCGGCATAAGCCCCCGCGGCGCCGAGGCCGTGGACGACGGTTTCTTTGGCGTGGTGGACCGTCGCCAAGCCAGCATGCTTGGCCTTCTCGTACCGCTCCTCCGCGGCCCTGATGGACTCGATGGAGTTCTGCTGAGCGGTGGCGCGGTAGTGGCCGATCTCCTCCAGCGACATGGCCTCCCTCTTGGCTCGTTCCTCTTCTCTGGAAACCTCCTCCTCCCTGTTGACTTGTTGCCCTGAAGCCATTATGCGTGCCACGATCTCTTCTCTTCGCCAAAGAGTGAATTTTGCGATGGAAAGATGGTGAGGACGCTTAAAAGGGAAGCGAGGGCGGCAGTTGGTGTCGTGGCAGAAGGTAAGAGGGGACACCTGGTGTGACACGTCGTGGGTGAGGAGCAGAGGAGAGGGCACGTAGGGTGGAGGAAGTGGGCGGGCATAAGAAGGATGATGACCGTCTCGTAGAGGTCTGGCCGCAGCCCGCCACGTGTACGACGTGGGCTGAGGTGGAACTTACACGTACGAGGATGTTTGTCTTCACCTGCATAATTGAGATATATGCAAAGAGAAAAACACACTTCAGCTTACGGGGCCAACACATTCCGCCACGATTTCGTCGATGCCTTCTCCGTTGAAACCATATGTAAACGACGCGCAAGCGGAAAAAGGAAGAGGTGACGCGTggcctttttcttttgatttttgtagtttttttttcttctgtagcTAATggataaatctcaaaaaaaaaaaaaacatatgcacGTGAGGTTTTATGTCATctccaaaataattaaaaaaaattcaactgTTTACAGATTTAGTTTTTTTAAAAGAGACAATCGACGTGtaagaaaattttatttaaaaataacaaaaaaggaactttagatattaaaaaaaacatCATCCCTCAAATGTATGATTTCCTCAAATTTAAGATCGTCAATAAACTGAGATAATattcaaaaagagaaaaaacaggCAGTGGGTGTCGAAATGTTTCGGATGTCCTGGGCGTTTAGGCGTTCTACTTGAAACAATACAGCATCCTACACTGACAGATGGAAATATAAGTCTCCTTCTCAAATTTTGACACTGTAAAAATTGAATGACGATAAAGaattatttcaaatcaaattgtacaaaagaagtaaaaaaaaaaagcccaAGGGAGAGAAACTCCATACGCTGATCTGAGGAGTGACTTCGTTTTGCCACACAAGTCCTGCTCCCATTTAAGGCGATGGTCCTTCGTCGTTTTAGATAACTAAGCCTCATCATATCATGTCATCCATTCGAAGTTGTTGAACCACCCGAACAAATCTCCCTTTTGTGGAGCTCTAACATCTTCACTTCTGGATTGCAGAGACCTGAAATGATGGTAGGCTTCGTTTTAGCGGCTTTTtcactcttttctttttcttttgaacaaACTATCTACTGGTTCAATAAAAGGAAATACCACGTAGAGGAATCACATTTAATTCTAGAAAATTTTCATTAACAACATAAACTTTTCCTTTAGCCGACCTTCACTTCACCATTCGGATAATCCATAAAAGAAACCTTTGTCGATGATATTCTTATCCGTCTCCCAACCCAACTTCATGGCTCTTTGATGAAACAGTATTTTTTCCAAAGAAATTAGACTGGGCATCGAATTTACATAAAAGTTTAAGCCATTTCTGTTGAACTCATATCTTCTAAAGCAGCCTAAGATGATGAAGTCAGTGCACGGCAAGATCATATGACCATGCAACTGGTTGTGAGGGACGATTATTCCAGCATTGATATTTCCTGGTCACTAGGCATATAACCCCACTAACCATAGAAACATCATCCCTATGTGGAGATTTCTCTGATTGGTTGAAAAGGTATCATTTCATCGATGTAAAGGAAGGAAGATAATCAAAacactttttttattaaaacaaacCTGAGCAATTTGGAATATCCCAAACGGCAATCGATGATGACGTGCAGTCAGGCTCACAAAGAGAATGGACGTTCTCGTGGTTGACATTCATTCCAAGCATCCAAGCTCCTACTGTCACATCCTCGTTGCTGAACATTCGGATACTGCAAATGTACAAAGTCATACTTGCATCTCATGGTTCCAGTATATCAACTTGTTAATGAAGTTGTAAGACCAGCAATTCAACACAAAATAAGTAAAGCTATTGCGCATAGCAACAACTACAGCAAACAGTAAAAACAAATGGAAAAGAGACATCACTCTTAGTGGTTTGGACAGCACACCTAACAACAGTAGGATTACAGTAAGCATCCAATAACTTTTAACTTGCCTGTTGTTTCTCAGTGCAACCAAGCTCGAGACCACATCTGCTGAAAGTGCATATATAGGACCATAAGCATGAAGGAAATATTCCTCTCCGAGCAAGTATGCTAGTGGCTCATACCTACAGAATTCCCAAATAAGTATTAGCCAGACTATTACTGTGTCTGTGGAGATATTAGATTTGACCATACGAGAGTTGTATGGGAGATATG of the Musa acuminata AAA Group cultivar baxijiao chromosome BXJ2-10, Cavendish_Baxijiao_AAA, whole genome shotgun sequence genome contains:
- the LOC135625846 gene encoding embryonic protein DC-8-like, whose product is MASGQQVNREEEVSREEERAKREAMSLEEIGHYRATAQQNSIESIRAAEERYEKAKHAGLATVHHAKETVVHGLGAAGAYAAAKGTEAKDYAGEKARGAAEVAAQKAAAAKDVTIEKGRQGLEVAKDTAAQAAAKSKDVAVSAGETAADYAKQAAVKAKDVTVGTGETAMEYAKETAAKTKDVTVYTGQTAADYVKQAAMKTKDVTAGAGETAIDYAKQAVEKAKDVTISTGQTAAEFAQLAAAKTKDATLSAADYAREKAVGAKDTAAETTQRTTEEVKETAKAMGHGAMEKAEEAKEAAKDTGGRAMGYTSNKAEDAMEAARAMARKAVEKAREAREAAKGTGEEAMRKARAKAEEAIEAAKRALEYAAFKGGEEQEYTDEKASEAKEKRGEKTEEAKRIMEGAKQEAGGGEAMETGDEAKHYKEEKATEPQKVEAGEGGGGGGEETKPAKIPAAVIEVTMQEAIDSTAAAGELLETIGVAVTEIAMSTADMIIGLEAEEKRGE